Part of the Yersinia hibernica genome, ATTGTCGCGCTGATGTTATGGGCTAAAAGCCCGGATTACCGCGTCCTTTATAGCAACCTGAGTGATCGTGATGGTGGCGATATCGTCACCCAATTAACACAACTGAATATTCCCTATCGCTTCGCTGATAATGGCGGAGCGTTGTTGATCCCGGCCGATAAAGTGCACGAAACCCGTCTACGTCTGGCGCAACAAGGTTTACCTAAAGGCGGTGCGGTAGGTTTTGAGCTGCTGGATCAGGAAAAATTTGGCATCAGCCAATTTAGTGAGCAAGTTAACTACCAGCGGGCCTTAGAGGGCGAACTTGCTCGAACTATCGGCACACTGGGCCCGGTGCTGAATGTACGCGTTCACCTGGCCATGCCGAAACCCTCGTTGTTTGTGCGTGAACAAAAATCGCCAACAGCCTCCGTCACACTCGCCTTGCAACCTGGCCGCACACTCGATGATGGTCAAATCAACGCTATCGTCTACATGGTTTCCAGCAGTGTCGCGGGCTTGCCGCCTGCAAATGTGACGGTGGTAGACCAAACTGGCCGCTTATTGACTCAATCTGATAGCGCTGGCCGCGACTTAAATGCGGCACAACTTAAATTTACCAATGAAGTTGAGAACCGCTTCCAACGTCGTATTGAGACTATCCTCGCCCCAATGGTCGGGAATGGTAATGTTCATGCGCAGGTCACCGCACAGGTTGATTTTGCCAGCCGCGAACAAACTGATGAAGAGTACAAGCCGAATCAAGCTGCCAACCAAGGCGCGGTACGTTCTCAGCAAGTCAGTACCAGTGAGCAACTGGGGGGGAACAATGTTGGTGGTGTCCCTGGCGCATTGTCCAATCAGCCATCAGCAACCCCAGTCGCGCCAATTGAAGTGCCGCAACCGGCTCCAGCCGCGGGTGCGGCAGCGAATACGGCCAATACCGCGAACCGCCCAGCGGCCACTACCGCCGCCAGGCAGACGGCAACCTCAAGCAATAGCCGCCATGACCAAACCACCAACTTTGAAGTTGACCGCACTATTCGCCACACCCAACAACAAGCCGGTATGGTGCAGCGCCTTTCTGTCGCGGTGGTCGTCAATTACGCTAGCGATAAAGCGGGTAAACCTATCGCGTTGACTAAAGATCAATTGGCGCAAGTGGAATCCCTGACGCGCGAAGCCATGGGCTTCTCTACGGTACGTGGAGATACGCTCAATGTGGTGAACACACCGTTTAATGCCACTAATGATGCTAGCGGTAATAGCCTGCCGTTCTGGCAGCAACCGTCATTCTTTGATCAGTTACTTAATATGGGCCGCTACCTACTCATCTTACTGGTGGCGTGGATCTTATGGCGCAAACTGGTACGCCCACTTATAGCCAAAAAACAAGTGGCGGATAAAGCCGCAGCGACGGTCAATAACATTGTACAGACCGCACAAGCGACTGAAACCGCAAAACAAAGCAAAGAAGAGCTGGCCCTACGTAAGAAAAATCAGCAGCGAGTGAGTGCTGAAGTTCAGGCCCAGCGTATACGCGAACTAGCGGATAAAGACCCACGTGTTGTCGCGCTGGTTATCCGTCAATGGATGAGTAATGACCAATGAGCCTGACCGGAACTGAAAAAAGCGCCATCATGCTGATGACTCTGGGTGAAGACCACGCGGCAGAGGTGTTTAAGCACCTTTCCTCACGGGAAGTACAGCAACTCAGTACCACCATGGCAAGTATGCGTCAGGTTTCTCACCAACAGCTGGTTGATGTATTGGCTGAGTTTGAAGACGATGCTGAGCAATATGCGGCCCTGAGTGTGAATGCCAGCGATTATCTGCGCACGGTGCTAATAAAAGCATTGGGCGAAGAGCGGGCCTCCAGTCTATTGGAAGATATTCTGGAATCGCGCGAAACCACCAGTGGTATGGAAACGCTCAACTTTATGGAGCCGCAAATGGCGGCCGACCTGATCCGCGACGAACACCCGCAGATTATCGCCACAATTCTGGTTCATCTAAAACGCGCTCAAGCAGCCGATATTCTGGCGCTGTTCGACGAGCGCCTGCGCAACGATGTCATGCTGCGTATCGCCACCTTTGGTGGGGTTCAACCTGCGGCATTGGCTGAATTGACTGAAGTGCTAAATAACCTGCTCGACGGTCAAAACCTCAAACGCAGCAAAATGGGCGGTATCCGCACTGCGGCTGAGATTATCAACCTGATGAAAACCCAGCAGGAAGAAACCGTCATGGACGCGGTTCGCGAATACGACGGCGAACTGGCACAGAAAATCATCGACGAAATGTTCCTGTTCGAGAATCTGGTCAGTGTCGACGACCGCAGCATCCAGCGTTTACTGCAAGAGATCGACAACGAATCGCTGTTGATTGCCTTGAAAGGTGCCGATCAGGCGCTGCGCGAGCGCTTCCTCAGCAATATGTCCCTGCGTGCCGCAGAGATTCTGCGCGACGACCTGGCCACCCGTGGCCCGGTACGAATGTCACTGGTCGAAAACGAGCAGAAAGCCATCCTGCTTATCGTCCGTCGATTGGCGGAAAGCGGCGAGATAGTCATCGGCGGCGGCGAGGATATTTATGTCTGATAGGATTAATGCCCTGCCCTGGCAACCTTGGTCACTGAATGATTTTGCCAGCCAATCTGAGCCGAGCGCTGCCACAGTGCCGCCGGATATCAGTGTGTTATTTACTGATGAGCCAGGCGTGCAGCCAGAACCAACGGAGGGGGATGAACAACAGGCGCTGATGAATCTGCAACTCGAAGCCGAGAAACAAGGCCGCCAGCAAGGATTTGCCAAAGGGTTGCAAGAAGGTCTGGATAAAGGTTACCAAACCGGTTTAGAAGAGGGGCATCAGCAGGCACTGGCCGATGCTGAAAAACAGTTGGCCCCGATCACCGCACACTGGCAAAGCCTGGTCGATGATTTTCAGCACACCCTTGATGCGCTCGACAGTGTGATTGCTTCAAGGTTAATGCAAATGGCATTGGCGGCAGCAAAACAAATTTTGGGGCAACCGGCAATTTGCGATGGCACTGCGCTGCTGACCCAAATCCAGCAAATGATTCAGCAAGAGCCGATGTTTGCCGGTAAACCGCAATTGCGCGTGAATCCGAATGATTTAGCCGTGGTTGAACAGCGCCTGGGTTCGACCTTGAGTTTGCACGGCTGGCGCTTACTGGGCGATAGCCAAATTCATCCCGGTGGTTGCAAAGTCAGTGCTGAAGAGGGCGACCTGGATGCCAGCCTAGCGACGCGCTGGCATGAATTGTGCCGTCTGGCAGCTCCGGGAGAATTATGATGACCGCCCGCCTTGGCCGCTGGCTCACCTCTTTAGATAAGTTCGAAGAGCGCATTAGCCAATCAACCACCATCCGCCGCTATGGGCGGTTGACGCGCGCCACGGGCTTGGTCTTGGAAGCCACTGGCCTGCAATTACCCCTCGGTGCAACCTGCTTGATTGAACGCCATGATAATGGCGAGGTGCAAGAAGTTGAGAGCGAAGTGGTCGGCTTTAACGGCCAGCGCCTGTTCCTGATGCCACTGGAAGAGGTGGAGGGCATTGTGCCCGGCGCGCGCGTTTATGCTCGCATCACCACCGGCGGTGCTTCCGCCAGCAAACAATTGCCACTTGGCCCAGAATTACTCGGCCGGGTATTGGACGGCAGCGCCAAGCCCCTTGATGGTTTACCCGCACCGGAAACCGGCTACCGGGCCCCACTGATAACCCCGCCCATCAACCCATTACAACGCACTGCGATTGAGCAGGTGTTGGATGTCGGCGTGCGCACCATTAATGCTCTGCTGACCGTAGGCCGTGGGCAGCGTATGGGGCTGTTCGCCGGCTCTGGCGTGGGGAAAAGTGTGTTATTGGGCATGATGGCCCGTTACACCCAGGCTGATGTGATTGTCGTCGGGCTAATTGGTGAACGTGGCCGTGAAGTCAAAGATTTTATCGAGAATATTTTAGGTGCCGAAGGGCGCGCCCGCTCGGTGGTCATCGCCGCCCCTGCTGACGTGTCGCCGCTTTTGCGTATGCAGGGCGCGGCTTATGCCACGCGAATTGCGGAAGATTTCCGTGACCGCGGTCAGCATGTGTTGCTGATAATGGACTCCCTGACCCGCTATGCCATGGCGCAACGTGAGATAGCGCTGGCCATCGGCGAGCCGCCGGCGACCAAAGGGTATCCACCGTCGGTGTTCGCCAAATTACCGGCGCTGGTGGA contains:
- the fliF gene encoding flagellar basal-body MS-ring/collar protein FliF is translated as MNASITGGENRENTFTTTLARLRANPKIPLLIAAAAAVAIIVALMLWAKSPDYRVLYSNLSDRDGGDIVTQLTQLNIPYRFADNGGALLIPADKVHETRLRLAQQGLPKGGAVGFELLDQEKFGISQFSEQVNYQRALEGELARTIGTLGPVLNVRVHLAMPKPSLFVREQKSPTASVTLALQPGRTLDDGQINAIVYMVSSSVAGLPPANVTVVDQTGRLLTQSDSAGRDLNAAQLKFTNEVENRFQRRIETILAPMVGNGNVHAQVTAQVDFASREQTDEEYKPNQAANQGAVRSQQVSTSEQLGGNNVGGVPGALSNQPSATPVAPIEVPQPAPAAGAAANTANTANRPAATTAARQTATSSNSRHDQTTNFEVDRTIRHTQQQAGMVQRLSVAVVVNYASDKAGKPIALTKDQLAQVESLTREAMGFSTVRGDTLNVVNTPFNATNDASGNSLPFWQQPSFFDQLLNMGRYLLILLVAWILWRKLVRPLIAKKQVADKAAATVNNIVQTAQATETAKQSKEELALRKKNQQRVSAEVQAQRIRELADKDPRVVALVIRQWMSNDQ
- the fliG gene encoding flagellar motor switch protein FliG, coding for MSLTGTEKSAIMLMTLGEDHAAEVFKHLSSREVQQLSTTMASMRQVSHQQLVDVLAEFEDDAEQYAALSVNASDYLRTVLIKALGEERASSLLEDILESRETTSGMETLNFMEPQMAADLIRDEHPQIIATILVHLKRAQAADILALFDERLRNDVMLRIATFGGVQPAALAELTEVLNNLLDGQNLKRSKMGGIRTAAEIINLMKTQQEETVMDAVREYDGELAQKIIDEMFLFENLVSVDDRSIQRLLQEIDNESLLIALKGADQALRERFLSNMSLRAAEILRDDLATRGPVRMSLVENEQKAILLIVRRLAESGEIVIGGGEDIYV
- the fliH gene encoding flagellar assembly protein FliH codes for the protein MSDRINALPWQPWSLNDFASQSEPSAATVPPDISVLFTDEPGVQPEPTEGDEQQALMNLQLEAEKQGRQQGFAKGLQEGLDKGYQTGLEEGHQQALADAEKQLAPITAHWQSLVDDFQHTLDALDSVIASRLMQMALAAAKQILGQPAICDGTALLTQIQQMIQQEPMFAGKPQLRVNPNDLAVVEQRLGSTLSLHGWRLLGDSQIHPGGCKVSAEEGDLDASLATRWHELCRLAAPGEL
- the fliI gene encoding flagellar protein export ATPase FliI, which translates into the protein MTARLGRWLTSLDKFEERISQSTTIRRYGRLTRATGLVLEATGLQLPLGATCLIERHDNGEVQEVESEVVGFNGQRLFLMPLEEVEGIVPGARVYARITTGGASASKQLPLGPELLGRVLDGSAKPLDGLPAPETGYRAPLITPPINPLQRTAIEQVLDVGVRTINALLTVGRGQRMGLFAGSGVGKSVLLGMMARYTQADVIVVGLIGERGREVKDFIENILGAEGRARSVVIAAPADVSPLLRMQGAAYATRIAEDFRDRGQHVLLIMDSLTRYAMAQREIALAIGEPPATKGYPPSVFAKLPALVERAGNGVSGGGSITAFYTVLTEGDDQQDPIADSARAILDGHVVLSRRLAESGHYPAIDIEASISRAMTSLIDENHYSKVRQFKQLLASFQRNRDLVSVGAYAAGSDPLLDKAIALYPQMEIFLQQGMFERSSYADACQHLKSLFPG